The Deltaproteobacteria bacterium DNA window GCAGCGGCGCCGCCCGGTCGGTCTGGACGTCACCTTGCCGGGGCGGCGTCCGCCCCTGGGCCGCCTCCACCCTATCACTCGGATCACCCGCGAAATCTGCGACATTTTTGTCCGCTTGGGATTTGAAGTGGTTGAAGGCCCGGAAGTGGAAACCGACTACTATAATTTCGAAGCTCTCAACATCCCCAAGGACCATCCGGCCCGGGATATGCAAGACACCTTTTATGTCTCGGAAAATATCGTCTTACGGACTCACACCTCGCCCATGCAGATTCGGGTAATGGAAAAACAGCCGCCGCCGGTCCGGATCATCGCCCCCGGCAAGACCTATCGCCGCGACTCCGACCTCACCCATACCCCGATGTTCCATCAGGTGGAAGCCCTCTTGGTCGACAAACATATCACTTTTGCCGACCTCAAGGGGGTGTTGCGGGTGTTTGTTCATGAGATTTTCGATCCTTCCGTAGGTCTGCGTTTCCGACCCAGTTACTTCCCCTTTACCGAACCCAGTGCCGAAGTCGATATCGCCTGCGTCATCTGCCGCGGGGCCGGCTGTCGGGTCTGCAAAGAGACTGGCTGGCTGGAGGTCATCGGGGCTGGCATGGTCCACCCCGAGGTCTTCCGCTTTGTGGGCTATGACCCCGAGGTTTATACCGGCTTTGCCTTTGGGATGGGTATCGAACGCATTGCCATGCTCAAATACGGCATCGACGACCTGCGCCTGTTCTTCGAAAACGATCTCCGCTTTCTGAGACAATTCTAAGGCGGGTTATTCCTACTGGTTACAACTTGGCCCCCGTTGATATATCCTCAACAGCCAACTTCTTTTAAGCATCCTGATTGATCTAAAAGGGCGCCTTTGGCCTTATTACCCACAAAATTCCAAATAGTTGACAACCTCTATCTCTTGTAGTAAAAAATTAACAATGATGACTGAAAAGCCGATCAAGAAGAAGATTATAGGTAAGATATACACTCCGTTAAGACCGCAAAGTGAACTGCTCTGAATGTGAAAGGTCAACGCGGTATCTAGTTGGTCCGGAAGGATCACAAGTTCCCCTTTGCCTTCAGTGCTACCTATAATTTGTCCAGACAGAATAAGTAAAGCTTTATATGCTAAGGACAGAACTAAATTATCTGACCGCCTAAACGGGCTTTGTTTCGGGGTTTCCCGATCCCTTACCTCGCTACCCTCAAAGGAAAGTTGTGCATAATGGGGGGGACTACTTTGACTAATATAACAGTAGATAACAACTGCCCGGTCAACTTAACGAAAAAGTTCGAAAACTCCAACACCTTGATGCACTGAAATCGGGACAAGCTATTGCTCAGACGTGGAGAATTCGGACTATGACCCAATGCACCACAATATTGCAA harbors:
- the pheS gene encoding phenylalanine--tRNA ligase subunit alpha — its product is MLEELKNLEHQAAAQIAQAADDAALEALRVYYLGRKGTLTKILRSLRELSPELRPQVGQEANRIKQALEQALSAARERLQEEARQRRRPVGLDVTLPGRRPPLGRLHPITRITREICDIFVRLGFEVVEGPEVETDYYNFEALNIPKDHPARDMQDTFYVSENIVLRTHTSPMQIRVMEKQPPPVRIIAPGKTYRRDSDLTHTPMFHQVEALLVDKHITFADLKGVLRVFVHEIFDPSVGLRFRPSYFPFTEPSAEVDIACVICRGAGCRVCKETGWLEVIGAGMVHPEVFRFVGYDPEVYTGFAFGMGIERIAMLKYGIDDLRLFFENDLRFLRQF